In Artemia franciscana unplaced genomic scaffold, ASM3288406v1 Scaffold_5038, whole genome shotgun sequence, one genomic interval encodes:
- the LOC136043366 gene encoding hepatoma-derived growth factor-related protein 2-like has product MSQNVPVNTKPGDLFLARFAGYPLWPVRILESVPTSKGPKKYHVFCYGKKHDRQLVTSEQLVSYKDNVTEASAKKTRGVDIAFDELRDYPDVYKQYLKGSNTAADCAAELRNLVNATEQDLLATKKNLSETIEKKIAEKLKSTGSTPAASTAKFPTDTMVSEIYY; this is encoded by the coding sequence ATGAGTCAAAATGTACCTGTCAACACCAAACCAGGGGATCTCTTTCTAGCTAGGTTCGCAGGCTACCCATTATGGCCAGTTCGGATTCTGGAGTCTGTCCCCACTTCGAAAGGGCCTAAAAAGTATCACGTTTTCTGCTATGGAAAAAAACATGATCGTCAATTAGTTACTTCTGAGCAGCTTGTCAGTTATAAAGATAATGTAACGGAAGCTTCAGCCAAGAAAACAAGAGGAGTAGATATTGCATTTGATGAATTACGTGATTATCCGGATGTTTATAAACAGTATCTGAAGGGTTCAAATACTGCTGCTGATTGTGCAGCAGAATTGCGAAATCTTGTTAATGCTACCGAGCAGGATTTGCTcgctacaaagaaaaatttatcagagacaattgaaaagaaaatagccgAAAAACTGAAATCGACCGGGTCAACTCCAGCGGCTAGTACTGCCAAGTTTCCGACAGATACCATGGTTTCAGAAATATACTAC